One Spirochaeta africana DSM 8902 genomic window carries:
- a CDS encoding dihydroorotate dehydrogenase-like protein: MANLQTTYMGIPVRNPLVVGACSLTSHMDSIKKVEEAGAGALVISSLFEEQINLQKARMEEELSMHDNLDAEMGDLFPDVEHGGPQEHLYWVKKAKEAVSIPVIASLNCTAEATWVEWAKKLEDTGVDGLELNFFALPLDADQTAEAVESQQLRILQLVLGAVKVPVSVKLSPFYTSPLNVVKRMSEAGVKGAVLFNRMFHPTFDIEKEASRTPFNLSHSDDHRLPLRYAGLLHDAVSLDVCSSNGIHSSKDAVEVLLAGAQVFQVVSTLYKNKLEVIQSIVGGIEKWMDGKGYADLDAFRGKLSAKNTNDRWDYRRAQYVRTLLNADQHVARPAL; the protein is encoded by the coding sequence ATGGCTAATTTACAGACAACGTATATGGGGATTCCGGTTCGGAATCCCCTGGTGGTCGGGGCATGCAGCCTGACATCGCACATGGACTCGATCAAAAAGGTGGAGGAGGCCGGTGCCGGGGCGCTGGTTATCAGTTCGCTGTTCGAGGAGCAGATCAATCTGCAGAAAGCTCGTATGGAAGAAGAGCTTTCGATGCATGACAATCTGGATGCCGAGATGGGCGATCTCTTTCCTGATGTTGAGCATGGTGGCCCGCAGGAGCATCTGTACTGGGTCAAAAAGGCCAAAGAGGCCGTCTCTATCCCGGTTATCGCCAGCCTGAACTGTACAGCGGAGGCCACCTGGGTCGAATGGGCAAAAAAGCTTGAGGATACCGGGGTAGATGGTCTTGAGCTGAACTTTTTTGCGCTTCCGCTGGATGCCGACCAGACCGCAGAGGCGGTGGAGTCGCAGCAGCTGCGGATTCTGCAGTTGGTGCTTGGAGCGGTCAAGGTGCCGGTTTCGGTCAAGCTGAGTCCTTTCTATACCAGTCCGCTGAATGTGGTAAAGCGCATGAGCGAGGCCGGGGTAAAGGGGGCTGTGCTGTTTAACCGGATGTTTCATCCGACCTTCGATATAGAGAAGGAGGCTAGCCGAACCCCGTTCAATCTCTCGCACTCAGATGACCATCGGCTGCCGCTGCGCTATGCCGGGCTGCTGCACGATGCGGTTTCGCTTGATGTGTGTTCCTCGAACGGTATTCATTCCTCGAAGGATGCAGTCGAGGTGCTGCTGGCTGGGGCCCAGGTGTTCCAGGTGGTGAGTACCCTGTATAAAAACAAGCTCGAGGTGATTCAGTCTATTGTGGGCGGTATAGAAAAGTGGATGGATGGCAAAGGATATGCCGATCTGGATGCTTTCCGCGGCAAGCTGAGTGCCAAAAACACCAATGATCGCTGGGACTATCGTCGGGCACAGTACGT